In Microbacterium terrisoli, the genomic stretch GAGACCGTCGCCGAAGCGCGGTGGGACCTCGTCCAGGACGTGAACGTGAAGGGCACCTTCCTCATGTGCAAGGCGGTGATCCCGGTGATGAAGCGGCAGCGGTCGGGACGGATCATCAACGCCGCCTCGTTCGCGGCGATCGTCCCGCGTGTGGGCGGCGTGGTCTATGCCGCTTCGAAGGCCGCAGTCGTCCAGCTCACACGCGGGCTGGCCGGAGAGCTCGGGCCGTGGGAGATCACAGTGAACGCGTACGCGCCGGGGATGATCCCCACCGAGATGAACCACTTCACCGAACGGCCCGCTCAGGAGCAGGAGGAGCTGCTGAGCACTCTGACGCTTCACCGCTGGGGTCGCCCGGAAGACATCGCGAACCTGGTCTGCTTCCTCTCCTCCGACCGCGCGTCGTACATCACCGGAGCCCTGATCGACATCAGCGGGGGCAAGCTCGCCACGCAGCTGCCGCATGAGGCATATGCTCTGTCCGATGTCAACCGCTGAAACTGGGGCAACTGTGCCGTCGACGCCACGCCACGGACCGTCCGCCCGCGTGATGCGCGCAGGGTCCAGCAGTGGCGGCGACCTGCACTCGCGCGTGGTCGAAGACATCGGGCAGCGCATCATCAACGGCGAACTCGCCGTGGGCGACACGATCTTCGCCGAGCAGGTCTGCGAGCGCCTGAACATCTCCCGCCCGGTCGTGCGAGAAGGCCTGCGCACCCTGAGCTCACTCGGATTGATCCAGTCCAGGCCGCAGCGAGGCACGCGCGTGCTCCCGCGCTCGAACTGGGACTTCCTGAGCCCGTACATCATCCGCTGGCGCGGTCAGAGCCCCGACCGGCTCACACAGATGCGAGAGCTTCTCGAGCTGCGCCTGGGGATCGAGCATGCGGCGGCGTACTTCGCGGCCACGCGGAGAACGGATGCCGCAGCGGCGGCGATGAAGGACGCCGCCGCGCGGATGAAGACCGCCCTGGACGCCCACGACACCTTCGCGTACTTCCGCGCCGATCAAGAGGTGCATCGGCTCATGCTCGAAGGGTCGGAGAACGCCGTGCTCGCCCAGTTCGCCGAGACGGTGACCGCGCTGCTGCGCATCCGCGGCGAGACGAACCCCCTGGTCTACTCCCCGCAGGGGCTGGCCCGTGCCTCACTGCACCGTCACATCGCGCTCGCCGACGCACTCGACGCGCGCGACCCGGAGCGCGCGGCCGAGCTCGCGCGGGAGATCATCATCGAAACGCTCAAAGAAGTGGATGCCGTCACTCCCCCGCCGGCGTCACCGCCCGTATGAGTGGCTCTCGATCGGCGAGATGACCAGCTCGTTGATCGCGACGTGACGGGGCATCTCGAACACGAATCGCACCGCTCGCGCCACGTCTTCGGGGGTGAGCATCTTGTCTCGCTGCTCCCGCGTCGGAACGACCGGTCGATTGTCGATCAGCGGAGTGTCGATGTCACCGGGGCACAGCAGGCACGCGCTGACGCCACCGGGTCCCTCCTGATCGTTCAACGACTCCGTGAGCGACTTCAGCGCTGTCTTGCTCGCAGAATAGGCCACGCCGGCGCCGCGCCCGTACGTCCACCCCGCCCACGACGAGACCACCACGACCCGCCCGGCGCCGCGCCGCCGCATCCCGGGCAGGACTCCCGCGATGGCGCCGGCGGCGGCCGTGAGGTTCGTCGCCACGACGGCCTGGAACTCCGGCATCCGCAGCCCGGCCCACGCGCGTTTCGGAACGTTCAGCCCTGCCGAGAAGAGCAGTTCTGCCACGTCGCCGTGATCGGTGGCGACCGCCCGGGTCGCGGCATCCATCGCCTTCTGGTCCGAGGCGTCGACGGCGAGCACGTCCGCGGATCCGCCGAGCGAAGCCACCTCGTCGGCGACCGCTCTCAATTCGGCTTCGCGACGCCCGCTGAGCACCAGGTGCCGGTCCGCGCCGGCCAGCGCAAGCGCCGACGCCCGGCCGACGCCCGACGTCGCGCCGATGATCCAGGTCACGCGCAGGGGTTTTGCCATGAGATCTCCTCGCTCTTCGACATCAATACTTCCGTCCGGGCCCCGGTCAGGCGCGCGACGGCACGACGACCGTCTTCAGTCCTTCGCCCGACTGGGCAGCCTGCAGCGCGGCCGCGAAGTCTTCCAACTCGACACGTCGGGTCACCAGCGGGCCGAGCTGGACGCGCTGCTGTTCGATGAGCGTCATCGCGTGTCGCCACGACGTGGGGGTCGAGGCGAATCCGCTCGTGACCGTCAGCTCCTTGTAGAGCACCTCGTCGAAGGGCAGCGACACCTCCCGACCGAAGATGCCTATCTGCACATAACGCGCGCGTCGCCGTGCGGCCCGAAACGCTGTCGCGGCTCCGGCGGCACTCCCCGAGCATTCCAGCACGACGTCGAATGCGCCCTCCTCCACCGGTTCGGTCGTCACCTGAATGCCCAGGGACTGCGCGATCTGAAGCCGCTCGGCGTCACGGGCCAGTCCCGACAGCGTCACGTGACCGCCGTGCGCGCTCGCGACCTGCGCGGCCAGCTGCCCCATCGCTCCCGGTCCGGTCACCAGCACCCGGTCACCGGCGGCGACCACCGGCGGGTCCATCAGGCACTGCGCCACACAGGCGAGCGGTTCCGACAGCGCCCCGTCGAATTCGCCGAGCCATTCGGGCAGCGCGTGCAGATTCATCGTGGGCAGCACCACCTGCTCGGCGAAGCCGCCGTCCTCGAACGAGCCGAGAGAGCGCCGCCGCGTGCACAGGTTGCGGCGTCCGGCCCGGCACATGTCGCATCTCTCGCACGCCGAGAAGTACGTCTCGCAGGCGACCCGCGTGCCGACCCAGCCGGCATCCGTCTCGCTGCCGACCGCGGCGACGCGCCCGAGGATCTCGTGTCCCATGACCACGGGGGCCTCATAGCCGTACTCATCGTGCGCGACGTGGACGTCTGTGCCGCAGATGCCGGTGGCGATCACGTGCACGCGGGCGAATCCCGCGGGAGTCTGCGGCACGGGCACCGTCGAGACGACAACGTTCTCGGGTCCCGGTCCGGTCTTGACGACCGCGCGCATCGTGGCGTCGGTGGCAGGCAGAGTGCTGGTCATACTCGTTCCTTCGTGATCGGTCCGGTCTGCGAGTCGGCTCGGTGCTCTCCGGTGCCGGTGCGCATCTCGCCGTGCACGAGCGCTGCCGCTGCATCCACCGCGGCGGCCACGTCGCCGTCGCGCGGATACAACAGCGTGCGCCCCACGGTCAGGCCCCGAACGCCCGGCAGCGCCAGTGCGGCCTCCCACGCGGCGAAGGTGTCGTCGAGATCGTCGCCCGCGTCTCCGCCGAGCAGCAGCACCGGCAGCGTGGTCGCCGCCATGACGCGCTCCATGTCGTCGACGACCGGCAGCTTCATCCACGTGTACGCGCTGCTGGCGCCCAGGCCCGACGCGATCGCGATCGAGAGGATCACGGCATCGGTGGACAGGTCGTTGACGATGCGGCCATCGACCCATCTGCTGATGAAGGGCTCGAGCATGATGGGCAGGCGCGCGTGCGCTGCCTGAGTGACGACGGCGGCAGTGCTCTGCAGCGTGGATGCCGTGCCCGCATCGGCGAGGTTGACGCGCAGCAGCGTCTTGGCGACGTCGATGCCCGAGTCGACCATGGTCTCCACGTCGTAGCCGGTGAACCTGTCGTCCATCTCGAAGGCCGCACCGTGCAGGCCGCCGCGGTTCATCGACCCGACGACGATCTTGTCCTCCAGCAGCCCGAGGGTCACGAGGTCGTCGACGATGTCGGGGGTGCCGAGCACGCCGTCCACGCCCGGGCGGCTGAGCGCGATCGCCAGACGTTCGAGCAGGTCATACCGATCGGCCATCGCTGTCCGGTGGCACCCGACGGCCAGGGCTCCTCGCGCCGGGTGATCGGCCGCGACGATGAACAGTCGGCCGTCTCCGCGCAGCAGGTCGCGCCGCGCCCTGCCGACAAGCGCTGCCGCGATGCGATCGGGGCGCGTGGCGCGAAGCTCGCGCAGCTGTGCGAACCGCTCGGCGTTGATGACGCCATCCCGCATGTCAGTGCACCCCACCGAGGATCGCCTCGACCTCGGTCGTGGTGGGCATGGCTGTGGAGCATTCGCGACGGGAGGCGACGATGGCACCGGCGATGTTGGCGAAGCGCAGGATGCGCTCGAGATCCCACCCCTCCAGAAGGCCGTGCACCAGCGCGCCACCGAAGGCGTCGCCGGCGCCGAGGCCGTTGACGACCCGCACCGGATACGCCGGCACCTCCACGCTCTGCTCTCGGGTCTTGGCCAGCACTCCGCGCGGCCCCTGCTTGACGATGGCAAGCTCGACGCCGCGCTCGATGAGCGCATCGGCGGCACGCTGCGGATCGGTCTCGCCGACGGCGACCTCACATTCCTCTCGATTGCCGACGGCGACCGTCACGTGGTCAAGAACGCGGGCGATCTGCGCAGATGCCTCGGCAGGCGACTCCCAGAACATGGGCCGGTAATCGAGGTCGACGACGGTGTGCTCGCGCCGACCACGAGCCTTGAGCGCCGCGTGGTGGGCGGCGCGGCTGGGCTGCTTCGTCAGCCCCGTGACGGTGAACCAGAACACCCGTGCATCCCGGACGGCATCCGCGTCCAGCTCTTCGGCCACGACGCCCAGATCGGGCGCCATCGGCTCGCGGTAGAAGTAGAGCGGGAAGCGATCAGGCGGAAAGATCTCGCAGAACGTCACCGGCGTCGGATACACCGGGTCGGTGCGCACATAGCGGTTCTCGACTCCCAGCCGGGTCAGTTCTCGCAGCAGGTATCGGCCGAAAGGATCGTCCCCCACGCCGGAGATGAGCGCCGCACGACGGCCATGCCGTGCGGCGGCGACGGTCACGTTCGCCGCACTGCCGCCGAGGAACTTGCCGAACGTCTCGACGTCCTCCAGGCCGACACCGTCTTGCAAGGGGTAGATGTCGGCGCCGAGACGCCCGATCGCGAGCAGGTCATACGCCATTTCGGTTGAGCTCCACGCACTCGTTCAGTGGACAGTCGGCAGCCGACCTGTGATT encodes the following:
- a CDS encoding SDR family NAD(P)-dependent oxidoreductase — encoded protein: MHIDLSEKVAIVTGAARGIGKEICLSLAREGVIVVALDVTEAALASTAHDLHEIDPRARTYACDIRDAARIDTVIADAVAALGRIDILVNNAGVVDEGVIETVAEARWDLVQDVNVKGTFLMCKAVIPVMKRQRSGRIINAASFAAIVPRVGGVVYAASKAAVVQLTRGLAGELGPWEITVNAYAPGMIPTEMNHFTERPAQEQEELLSTLTLHRWGRPEDIANLVCFLSSDRASYITGALIDISGGKLATQLPHEAYALSDVNR
- a CDS encoding FadR/GntR family transcriptional regulator, with translation MRAGSSSGGDLHSRVVEDIGQRIINGELAVGDTIFAEQVCERLNISRPVVREGLRTLSSLGLIQSRPQRGTRVLPRSNWDFLSPYIIRWRGQSPDRLTQMRELLELRLGIEHAAAYFAATRRTDAAAAAMKDAAARMKTALDAHDTFAYFRADQEVHRLMLEGSENAVLAQFAETVTALLRIRGETNPLVYSPQGLARASLHRHIALADALDARDPERAAELAREIIIETLKEVDAVTPPPASPPV
- a CDS encoding SDR family oxidoreductase — protein: MAKPLRVTWIIGATSGVGRASALALAGADRHLVLSGRREAELRAVADEVASLGGSADVLAVDASDQKAMDAATRAVATDHGDVAELLFSAGLNVPKRAWAGLRMPEFQAVVATNLTAAAGAIAGVLPGMRRRGAGRVVVVSSWAGWTYGRGAGVAYSASKTALKSLTESLNDQEGPGGVSACLLCPGDIDTPLIDNRPVVPTREQRDKMLTPEDVARAVRFVFEMPRHVAINELVISPIESHSYGR
- a CDS encoding zinc-dependent alcohol dehydrogenase, with protein sequence MTSTLPATDATMRAVVKTGPGPENVVVSTVPVPQTPAGFARVHVIATGICGTDVHVAHDEYGYEAPVVMGHEILGRVAAVGSETDAGWVGTRVACETYFSACERCDMCRAGRRNLCTRRRSLGSFEDGGFAEQVVLPTMNLHALPEWLGEFDGALSEPLACVAQCLMDPPVVAAGDRVLVTGPGAMGQLAAQVASAHGGHVTLSGLARDAERLQIAQSLGIQVTTEPVEEGAFDVVLECSGSAAGAATAFRAARRRARYVQIGIFGREVSLPFDEVLYKELTVTSGFASTPTSWRHAMTLIEQQRVQLGPLVTRRVELEDFAAALQAAQSGEGLKTVVVPSRA
- a CDS encoding Cgl0159 family (beta/alpha)8-fold protein; this translates as MRDGVINAERFAQLRELRATRPDRIAAALVGRARRDLLRGDGRLFIVAADHPARGALAVGCHRTAMADRYDLLERLAIALSRPGVDGVLGTPDIVDDLVTLGLLEDKIVVGSMNRGGLHGAAFEMDDRFTGYDVETMVDSGIDVAKTLLRVNLADAGTASTLQSTAAVVTQAAHARLPIMLEPFISRWVDGRIVNDLSTDAVILSIAIASGLGASSAYTWMKLPVVDDMERVMAATTLPVLLLGGDAGDDLDDTFAAWEAALALPGVRGLTVGRTLLYPRDGDVAAAVDAAAALVHGEMRTGTGEHRADSQTGPITKERV
- the iolC gene encoding 5-dehydro-2-deoxygluconokinase, with translation MAYDLLAIGRLGADIYPLQDGVGLEDVETFGKFLGGSAANVTVAAARHGRRAALISGVGDDPFGRYLLRELTRLGVENRYVRTDPVYPTPVTFCEIFPPDRFPLYFYREPMAPDLGVVAEELDADAVRDARVFWFTVTGLTKQPSRAAHHAALKARGRREHTVVDLDYRPMFWESPAEASAQIARVLDHVTVAVGNREECEVAVGETDPQRAADALIERGVELAIVKQGPRGVLAKTREQSVEVPAYPVRVVNGLGAGDAFGGALVHGLLEGWDLERILRFANIAGAIVASRRECSTAMPTTTEVEAILGGVH